The nucleotide sequence GGCGGTCGCGCTGGTGGTCGCGGCGGGTGTGGGCACCTGGGCGGCGACATCGGGAGGCGACTCGGGCGGCGGGTCCCCGGACATGAAGAACTCCACGCCGGCATCGCCGTGACGTACCGGCATCGCCGCGATGTGAAACGACGTCGTATGGTTCGCCGCTCGATAGTCACGTCCGTGTCCGGCGGAGGCCGCTAGTGGCAACGCGAACCGTGGCAACGCGAGCCGGCGCCGCACTCAAGGGCGCACTCGTCCTCGCCGCGATCGTCTCGGTGGGCTCCTGCGGTTCCTCGGAACCGCGGGGGTCCGCCCCCGGGACGGACAGTGCCTCGGCGGGCTGCGAGATCCATGACACCACCCAGCAGGTCGCCGACCGCTTCTCCGCGCTGGGCAAGGTCATCACCACCGAGTGGTGCGCGATGGACCTCGCGGGCGGCTCGTCCCGCGCCCCCGGCCCGAGCGACATCAGAATGGTCGGCTACTTCGAGACCACGGCCGAGGACATGAAGGCCGTCCTCGACGCCCCTGACAGGACGTTCGAGAAGGCCGAGCCCGAGGACATTCCTGATGCCCTCAGCGCTTCGACGTCCGAGAAAACCGAGTGGCTGACCAGCCCCGATGCGAATGAGGAGATCACGGCCGGCCTGTACACCGCGACGTTCCATTTCGACCGCGCTTCCAACAAGATCCTCTTCGACACCGTCAACCCGACCAGAACCGAGGACGAGGGGGTAGTGGTCGGAGGGTGAGGGACGAGGTGGGGCCTGAGCGACCAGCCCCCACCCACCCGTAAGCGAACAACCGCACGAACGCCGGCTGCCGCCCCGAGCCGAGGGCGCCCCACCATGGTCACCCGGCGGAGCCGTTAGGCTGGGGGCGTGGCAGTCGTCGATGTATCCGAAGAGCTGAAGTCCCTCTCCTCGACCATGGAGTCGATCGAGGCCGTTTTGGACCTCGACAAGTTGAGGGCAGACATCGCCGTGCTCGAGGAGCAGGCAGCCGCGCCGTCCCTGTGGGACAACCCGGACGAGGCGCAGAAGATCACCAGCAAGCTCTCCCACCTCCAGGCCGAGGTCAGGAAGGCGGAGGCGCTGCGCGGTCGCATCGACGACCTCAGTGTCCTCTTCGAGATGGCCGAGGAGGAGGACGACCCGGACACCCTCGCCGAGGCCGAGTCGGAGCTGACCTCCGTCCGCAAGGCGCTGGACGAGATGGAGGTCCGCACGCTCCTGTCCGGCGAGTACGACTCCCGCGAGGCCCTCGTCAACATCCGCGCCGAGGCCGGTGGCGTCGACGCCGCCGACTTCGCCGAGAAGCTGCAGCGGATGTACCTGCGCTGGGCGGAGCAGAAGGGCTTCAAGACCGAGGTGTACGAGACCTCGTACGCGGAGGAGGCGGGCATCAAGTCCACCACCTTCGCCGTGCAGGTGCCGTACGCCTACGGCACGCTCTCCGTCGAGCAGGGCACACACCGGCTCGTCCGTATCTCGCCGTTCGACAACCAGGGGCGGCGCCAGACCTCCTTCGCCGGTGTCGAGATCCTGCCCGTGGTCGAGACGACGGACCACATCGAGATCGACGAGACCGAGCTGCGGGTGGACGTCTACCGGTCGTCCGGGCCCGGCGGCCAGGGCGTCAACACCACCGACTCCGCGGTACGGCTGACCCACCTTCCCACCGGCATCGTCGTCTCCTGCCAGAACGAGCGGTCGCAGATCCAGAACAAGGCGTCCGCGATGAACGTTCTCCAGGCGAAGCTCCTCGACCGGCGCCGGCAGGAGGAGCAGGCCAAGATGGACGCCCTCAAGGGCGACGGTGGCAACTCCTGGGGCAACCAGATGCGTTCGTACGTCCTGCACCCGTACCAGATGGTCAAGGACCTCCGCACCGAGCACGAAGTCGGCAACCCCGAGGCCGTGTTCAATGGCGAGATCGACGGCTTCCTGGAGGCCGGAATTCGCTGGCGCAAGCAGCGGGAGAAGTAGGGCGGCCGAACTCAGCGCTTTGTCGACAAGGCAACTGTCTTCCATCGGGAGGCAGTTGCCTTGTCTGCGTGGGGATGTCTGGGTCTTACGTCACACTCACATGTTGTTGACGAGGTCAAAAGCGGTGAACGGGACATCGCGTACGCAACGACCTTGACGTTGCTGGGAAAACTGGGAATGGTGGCGTATGGCATGCGCATTACTGGGGCGCATGTGAACCGGGGGACTTCGACCCAACCGACTGCTCCCGTTGATCGCGGCCCCGGGCGCTCTGCTCCATTCACTGATGAGCTACTGGGGGTAGCAGCCATATGACGAAGAAGACACGGATCCGCGTTGCGCGCATAGCCGCGGGTGCCGTGATCGCCGCCGGCGCGTCACTGACCGCCGCGGGTGCCGCTTCCGCGCTGGACCTCGGCGTCGGGGTCGGTGTCAGCACCGACGACGGCGGTTCGGTCGAAGCCGATGTCTCGGTCCAGACCGGCAACGACACCGAGGGCACCAGCATCGGCGTGACCGAGGGTGCCACGACCACCGGTGAGACCACGGGTGAAACCACCGGTGAGACCACTGGCGAGACCACGGGTGAGACCACCACGTCTGGTGAGACCACGACGACCAGCACGTCTGGTGAGACCACCACGACGAGCACGTCTGGTGAGACCACCACGACCAGCACGTCTGGTGAGACCACCACGACGAGCACGTCTGGTGAGACCACCACGACCGGTAACGCCAACAGCACCGGTAACGGCAACAGCACCGGTAACGCCAACAGCACCGGTAACGCCAACAGCACCGGCAATGGCAACAGCACCGGCAACGCCAACAGCACCGGTAGCGCCAACAGCACCAGCACGACCGGTGATGCCAGCAGCACGGGCGGCAACAGCTCCACCGACGGCGGCTCCACCGGTGGTACAGAGCCCGACGGCGGCAACGACGAGTCCGTCCAGCAGGAGGGCTCCTCGGCCCTCACGGACACCGGCTCGGAGACCGAGGCCCAGGGTGTCGGCGGCGGCGAGCTGGCCGAGACCGGTGCCACCGAGACCGCGTTCCTGCTGGTCGGCGCCGCCACGATGATCGCCGGCGGTATCGGCTTCCGTCTGCTGCCGCGCCTGATGGTCGGCCGCGGCGCCGCCGCCTGATCGTTCGCGACCAGGCACGGCCACGACGTACGACGAAGGCCCGGGGCAGCCAGCCCCGGGCCTTCGTCGTACGTCGTCGCCCTATACCGTCTGGTGCGCCAGCAGCGCCACCGCCGCTATCAGGATCGCCAGCAGGGCGATCAGGGTCATGGGGCTCAGGCTCGCGAACGGGTTCTCCTGCTGGAGTCGCTCGCGGCTGGCCCGGCACACATGGCAGCGGCCCTCGGCGACGGGGGAAGCGCAGTTCGCGCACACCAACCGGTCGTACGTCATGCGCCTCGCCCTCCTTGCAATGGCCTCACACATACCTCAACGTTTCGTGGAACCGGACCGTTCCTCCACACCACTGTGCCAGGTTCCTCCGGAGGTTGCGCGGGGGCCTCGGAAAGGGCTGGGCGCCCCCTGTCGCGCCGCCGCGGGCCGGTGGGGGCTTGTCGGGCAGTTCCCCGCGCCTCTCGGCGGGCCGGGGACGGTACAGTCTCGTCATCCATTCCCGACGGCTTGTGGTGCATCCGTGATCCGATTCGACAACGTGTCCAAGGTCTACCCCAAGCAGACCCGCCCCGCACTCAGGGATGTGTCCCTGGAGGTCGAGAAGGGCGAGTTCGTGTTCCTCGTGGGGTCATCCGGCTCCGGGAAGTCCACTTTCCTGCGGCTGATCCTCCGGGAGGAGCGGTGCAGCCAGGGGCAGGTGCACGTCCTGGGCAAGGATCTCGCGCGCCTGTCCAACTGGAAGGTGCCGCAGATGCGCCGCCAGCTCGGGACGGTGTTCCAGGACTTCCGGCTGCTGCCGAGCAAGACGGTCGGAGAGAACGTCGCCTTCGCCCAGGAGGTCATCGGCAAGTCGCGCGGCGAGATCCGCAAGTCCGTGCCGCAGGTGCTGGAGCTGGTCGGCCTCGGTGGCAAGGAAGAGCGCATGCCCGGCGAGCTGTCCGGTGGTGAGCAGCAGCGCGTGGCCATCGCGCGGGCCTTCGTGAACCGGCCCAAGCTGCTGATCGCGGACGAGCCCACCGGCAACCTCGACCCGCAGACCTCCGTCGGCATCATGAAGCTGCTCGACCGGATCAACCGGACGGGCACCACCGTGGTGATGGCGACCCACGACCAGAACATCGTGGACCAGATGCGCAAGCGCGTCATCGAGCTGGAGAAGGGCCGTCTCGTCCGCGACCAGGCGCGCGGCGTCTACGGCTACCAGCACTGACCGCCCCAGTCCACGGAAAGGCATAGCGGAAGCCATGCGCGCCCAGTTCGTCCTGTCGGAGATCGGTGTCGGTCTCCGCCGCAACCTCACGATGACCTTCGCGGTCATCGTCTCCGTCGCCCTCTCCCTCGCCCTGTTCGGCGGATCGCTGCTGATGAGCGACCAGGTCGGCCAGATGAAGGGCTACTGGTACGACAAGGTCAACGTGTCGGTCTTCCTCTGCAACAAGAGCGACGCGGAGTCCGACCCCAACTGCGCCAAGGGCGCCGTCACGACCGAGCAGAAGAAGCAGATCAAGTCGGATCTGAACAAGATGGCGGTCGTCGAGAACGTCGAACACGAGTCGCAGGACGAGGCGTACAAGCACTACAAGGAGCAGTTCGGCGACTCGCCGCTGGCCAGCAGCCTCACGCCGGACCAGATGCAGGAGTCGTACCGCATCAAGCTGGAGGACCCGGAGAAGTACCAGGTCATCGCGAGCGCCTTCAACGGCCGTGACGGTGTGCAGTCGGTGCAGGACCAGAAGGGCATCCTGGACAACCTGTTCCGGCTCCTCGGTTATCTGAGCTGGGCGGCGCGCGGTGTCATGGCGGTCATGCTGATCGTGGCGCTGCTGCTGATCGTCAACACGGTGCGTGTCTCGGCGTTCAGCCGTCGTCGTGAGATCGGGATCATGCGGCTGGTGGGCGCCTCGGGCTTCTACATCCAGGCCCCGTTCATCATGGAGGCCGCGGTCGCGGGGATCATCGGCGGCACGGTCGCCTGTGCCTTCCTGCTCCTGGGGCAGTACTTCGTGATCGACAACGGAGTGTCACTGTCCACGAACCTGCCGTTGATCAATTTCGTCGGCTGGGACGCGGTCCTGGTCAAGCTGCCGCTCATCCTCACCGTGAGCTTCCTGATGCCGGCGCTGGCCGCGTTCGTCGCGCTGCGCAAGTACCTGAAGGTGTGACGCATGCCCCTGGGGCCGTACCGGCAAGGGCCGGTGCGGCCCTTCGCGTTGTCCTAGACTCGCCGACATGTCAGGCCGCGACCTGTTCTCACAGCCCCGCCGCGTCGGCCGCGGGGCCGCCCTGACATTGGTCTTCGCGAGCGTGCTCGCGGCGGGTGCCGCGACCGGCTCCTTCGACGATCCGGCCCGCGGGACGACGGCCGTCGCGAACCCCTCCCACTCCGCCCCGGCCGACAAGGAGCAGGACGTCGCCGACGCGGCCGCCGAGGCCATGGCCGAGGGCGAGTCCCCCGTGGAGGCCGCCGAGCGGGCCGTCAGCCGCAGCGGCGACCGGTGGGGCGCGGTCTACTCCGAGGGCGAGTACGAACAGTTCGAGGAGGCCCTCGACGGCGAGTACACCGGCGTCGGCCTCTGGGCCCGGCTGCGGCGCGACGGCCGTATCGAGGTGGCCCGGGTGCAGGACGGCTCGCCCGCGGCGGGCGCCGGGATCCGCGCGGGCGACCGGCTCGTCGGTGTCGACGGCGAGAAGGTCGACGGGCGTCCGGTGACCGAGGTCGTCTCCTTACTCCGCGGCGACGCGATCGGCGGGGGGGCCGGGAGCACCGACACCCCCAAGAGCGCGGCCGCCGGTACGAAGGTGTCGCTGGAGCTGCGGCGCGGCACCCGGACATGGCACGAGACCCTGCGCAGGGCCCGTCTCTCCACCGAGGACGTGACCGTGAGCCGCACCGCCGACGGGGTCAGCGTCATCACGGTCGACGCGTTCACCAAGGGCTCCGGCGATGTCGTACGAGCCGCCGTGGAGCAGTCCGCCGACGCGGCGGGCTTCGTCCTCGACCTCCGCGGCAACTCCGGCGGCCTGGTCTCCGAGGCGGTCACCGCCGCCTCCGCCTTCCTCGACGGCGGCCTCGTCGCCACGTACGACGTCAACGGCGAGCAGCAGGCCCTGCACGCCGAACCCGGCGGCGACACCACCAGACCCCTGGTCGCGCTCGTCGACGGCGGCACGATGAGCGCGGCCGAGCTGCTCACGGGGGCCCTGCAGGACCGGGGCCGCGCGGTGGTCGTGGGCTCCCGCACCTTCGGCAAGGGCTCGGTGCAGATGCCGAGCCGCCTCCCCGACGGCTCCGTCGCCGAACTGACCGTCGGCCACTACCGCACCCCCTCCGGCCGGGGCGTCGACGGCCGCGGCATCACGCCCGACCTGGACGCGGACGACGACGCCCTGCAGCGGGCCGAGACGGTGCTGAGCGGCCTCGGGCCGTAGCCGCCCCCGCCGCCCCGCCCGCCTCTCGCGTTCCTGTCGGCCCTCTCGCGTTCGCGCCGGCCGCCGCTCCCGTTAATCGGTTTCCCGTGGACCCCCTCCGTAGTGCGAAAATGGACGGCATCATGAGCAAGGGAATGTACGTACCGAAGGAGTCCCAGCCCAAGCAGGGCGGGACGGACACCAGGGGCCGGGACGGCGAGAAG is from Streptomyces sp. NBC_01314 and encodes:
- the prfB gene encoding peptide chain release factor 2 yields the protein MAVVDVSEELKSLSSTMESIEAVLDLDKLRADIAVLEEQAAAPSLWDNPDEAQKITSKLSHLQAEVRKAEALRGRIDDLSVLFEMAEEEDDPDTLAEAESELTSVRKALDEMEVRTLLSGEYDSREALVNIRAEAGGVDAADFAEKLQRMYLRWAEQKGFKTEVYETSYAEEAGIKSTTFAVQVPYAYGTLSVEQGTHRLVRISPFDNQGRRQTSFAGVEILPVVETTDHIEIDETELRVDVYRSSGPGGQGVNTTDSAVRLTHLPTGIVVSCQNERSQIQNKASAMNVLQAKLLDRRRQEEQAKMDALKGDGGNSWGNQMRSYVLHPYQMVKDLRTEHEVGNPEAVFNGEIDGFLEAGIRWRKQREK
- the ftsE gene encoding cell division ATP-binding protein FtsE, with product MIRFDNVSKVYPKQTRPALRDVSLEVEKGEFVFLVGSSGSGKSTFLRLILREERCSQGQVHVLGKDLARLSNWKVPQMRRQLGTVFQDFRLLPSKTVGENVAFAQEVIGKSRGEIRKSVPQVLELVGLGGKEERMPGELSGGEQQRVAIARAFVNRPKLLIADEPTGNLDPQTSVGIMKLLDRINRTGTTVVMATHDQNIVDQMRKRVIELEKGRLVRDQARGVYGYQH
- the ftsX gene encoding permease-like cell division protein FtsX is translated as MRAQFVLSEIGVGLRRNLTMTFAVIVSVALSLALFGGSLLMSDQVGQMKGYWYDKVNVSVFLCNKSDAESDPNCAKGAVTTEQKKQIKSDLNKMAVVENVEHESQDEAYKHYKEQFGDSPLASSLTPDQMQESYRIKLEDPEKYQVIASAFNGRDGVQSVQDQKGILDNLFRLLGYLSWAARGVMAVMLIVALLLIVNTVRVSAFSRRREIGIMRLVGASGFYIQAPFIMEAAVAGIIGGTVACAFLLLGQYFVIDNGVSLSTNLPLINFVGWDAVLVKLPLILTVSFLMPALAAFVALRKYLKV
- a CDS encoding S41 family peptidase is translated as MSGRDLFSQPRRVGRGAALTLVFASVLAAGAATGSFDDPARGTTAVANPSHSAPADKEQDVADAAAEAMAEGESPVEAAERAVSRSGDRWGAVYSEGEYEQFEEALDGEYTGVGLWARLRRDGRIEVARVQDGSPAAGAGIRAGDRLVGVDGEKVDGRPVTEVVSLLRGDAIGGGAGSTDTPKSAAAGTKVSLELRRGTRTWHETLRRARLSTEDVTVSRTADGVSVITVDAFTKGSGDVVRAAVEQSADAAGFVLDLRGNSGGLVSEAVTAASAFLDGGLVATYDVNGEQQALHAEPGGDTTRPLVALVDGGTMSAAELLTGALQDRGRAVVVGSRTFGKGSVQMPSRLPDGSVAELTVGHYRTPSGRGVDGRGITPDLDADDDALQRAETVLSGLGP